From a region of the Mycobacterium intracellulare ATCC 13950 genome:
- a CDS encoding FHA domain-containing protein encodes MTRPAPPLLTIRHDGSQRSFAAGHEVVVGRDAQADVQIADPRISRAHLILRFDQGRWLAIDNGSLNGTYLNGYRMPVIDIHDGQSIHVGNPRGPHLTFAIGPRQGQATRPARTRPSHDSGPPTLTWSAVGEQTNPTHHRPPPRRGVPRGPLPRPAPPLPLAAPSPVRGAPPEELTVIDPGSPARLRAAPATEFTVIDAKTADVSNLATRFVRLLSPRASSAAGTTGALTIGRAPENDIVVPDVLASRRHATLVPTPLGTEIRDNSVNGTFVNGTRVGSAILSEDDVVTIGNVDLVFRGGTLTKRSEAASRSGGLEVRNVKYVVDNGKQLLDDISLVARPGTLTAVIGGSGAGKSTLARLIAGYTTPSSGSVTFEGHNIHAEYASLRSRIGMVPQDDVVHRQLTVNQALGYAAELRLPPDTGKADRAGVVAQVLEELDLTKHADTRVDKLSGGQRKRASVALELLTGPSLLILDEPTSGLDPALDLQVMTMLRQLADAGRVVLVVTHSLSYLDVCDQVLLMAPGGKTAYRGSPEQIGDAMGTTNWAKIFTQVGADPDEANRRFVERSEAQKRMPDKADEPSGLGEPVHTSVRRQISTIARRQFRLVVADRAYFVFLALLPFIMGSLSLTVPGSNGFHAPGPNAGTPDEAAQILALLMPAAAFMGTALTIRDLVGERAIFQREQAVGLSTTAYLLAKSAVFCAFAILQSAIVTAIVVAGKGAPTRGANLFGHSTIGATVELFATVAATCVASAILGLAISSLVRSSEQIMPLFVVTVMAQLVLCGGMVPVTGRLGLNQLSWAMPARWGYAAASSTVDLRHLVPGSLLSQDRFWQHAPKTWLLDMAMLAALSLLYGGFVRWKIRLRR; translated from the coding sequence GTGACTCGACCCGCCCCGCCTCTGCTGACCATTCGGCACGACGGGTCCCAACGATCCTTCGCGGCCGGACACGAAGTGGTCGTCGGACGCGACGCGCAGGCCGACGTGCAGATCGCCGATCCGCGCATCTCGCGCGCGCATCTGATCCTGCGTTTCGATCAAGGCCGCTGGCTGGCAATCGATAACGGTTCGCTGAACGGGACCTATCTCAACGGTTACCGGATGCCGGTCATCGATATCCACGACGGCCAGAGCATTCACGTCGGAAACCCGCGCGGCCCGCACCTGACCTTCGCGATCGGGCCCCGGCAGGGCCAGGCGACCCGCCCGGCCCGCACCCGGCCCAGCCACGATTCCGGGCCACCGACCCTGACGTGGTCCGCGGTTGGCGAGCAAACGAATCCGACGCATCATCGGCCCCCGCCGCGCCGCGGCGTTCCCCGAGGTCCGCTGCCTCGCCCCGCGCCCCCGCTGCCGCTCGCGGCGCCTTCGCCAGTGCGCGGCGCACCACCGGAGGAGCTGACCGTCATCGATCCCGGCTCGCCCGCCAGGTTGCGGGCCGCGCCGGCAACGGAATTCACGGTGATCGACGCAAAGACGGCCGACGTGTCGAACCTGGCGACGCGCTTTGTGAGATTGCTCTCGCCGCGCGCGTCGTCCGCCGCGGGCACGACCGGCGCCCTGACCATCGGGCGCGCCCCCGAAAACGACATCGTCGTCCCCGACGTATTGGCGTCGCGCCGGCACGCGACCTTGGTGCCCACACCGCTGGGCACCGAGATCCGGGACAACAGCGTCAACGGCACGTTCGTCAACGGCACCCGGGTCGGGTCGGCGATCCTGTCCGAGGACGACGTCGTCACCATCGGCAACGTCGACCTGGTGTTCCGTGGCGGCACGCTCACCAAGCGCAGCGAAGCCGCGTCGCGGAGCGGCGGGCTCGAGGTGCGCAACGTCAAGTACGTCGTCGACAACGGCAAACAACTGCTCGACGACATCTCGCTGGTCGCACGTCCCGGAACGCTCACCGCGGTGATCGGCGGGTCGGGCGCCGGAAAGAGCACCCTGGCCAGGCTCATCGCCGGCTACACCACACCCAGCTCGGGCTCAGTTACGTTCGAGGGACACAACATTCACGCCGAGTACGCCTCCCTGCGCAGCAGGATCGGCATGGTCCCCCAAGACGACGTCGTGCATCGCCAGCTGACCGTCAACCAGGCGCTGGGCTACGCCGCCGAGCTGCGGCTGCCGCCCGACACCGGCAAGGCCGACCGCGCCGGCGTCGTCGCCCAGGTGCTCGAGGAGCTCGACCTGACCAAACACGCCGACACCCGCGTCGACAAGCTGTCCGGCGGCCAGCGCAAACGCGCGTCGGTGGCGCTGGAACTGCTGACCGGCCCGTCATTGCTGATCCTCGACGAGCCCACGTCCGGCCTGGACCCCGCGCTCGACCTGCAGGTCATGACCATGCTGCGCCAGTTGGCCGATGCCGGTCGTGTGGTGCTGGTAGTGACGCACTCGCTGTCCTACCTCGACGTCTGCGACCAGGTGCTGCTGATGGCCCCCGGCGGCAAGACGGCCTACCGCGGCTCGCCCGAGCAGATCGGCGACGCGATGGGCACCACCAACTGGGCCAAGATCTTCACCCAGGTCGGCGCCGACCCGGACGAAGCCAATCGCCGCTTCGTGGAACGCAGCGAGGCCCAAAAGCGCATGCCGGACAAGGCCGATGAGCCGAGCGGCCTGGGTGAGCCGGTGCACACCAGCGTGCGACGCCAGATCTCGACCATCGCCCGGCGGCAGTTCCGCCTCGTCGTCGCCGACCGCGCCTACTTCGTCTTCCTGGCGCTACTGCCCTTCATAATGGGTTCGCTGTCCCTGACCGTCCCGGGCAGCAACGGATTTCATGCGCCGGGGCCCAATGCGGGAACGCCCGACGAGGCCGCACAGATACTGGCCCTGCTGATGCCGGCCGCGGCATTCATGGGCACCGCCTTGACAATTCGCGATCTGGTCGGCGAACGGGCCATCTTCCAGCGCGAGCAGGCGGTCGGCCTGTCGACCACCGCATACCTGCTCGCCAAGTCTGCGGTGTTCTGCGCGTTCGCCATTTTGCAGTCCGCGATCGTCACGGCGATCGTGGTGGCCGGCAAGGGCGCACCGACGCGCGGCGCAAATCTGTTCGGCCACTCCACGATTGGGGCCACGGTCGAGCTGTTCGCGACCGTGGCCGCGACGTGCGTCGCCTCGGCCATCCTGGGCCTGGCCATCTCGTCGCTGGTGCGCTCGAGCGAGCAAATCATGCCGCTGTTCGTGGTGACGGTGATGGCGCAGCTGGTGCTGTGCGGCGGCATGGTGCCCGTGACCGGCCGGCTCGGCCTGAACCAGTTGTCGTGGGCGATGCCGGCGCGCTGGGGCTACGCCGCCGCCTCGTCGACGGTGGACCTGCGGCACCTGGTGCCCGGTTCGCTGCTGTCCCAGGACCGGTTCTGGCAGCACGCGCCGAAGACCTGGCTGCTGGACATGGCCATGCTGGCCGCGCTGTCACTGTTGTATGGCGGGTTTGTGCGGTGGAAGATCCGGTTGCGCCGGTAG
- a CDS encoding DUF402 domain-containing protein, whose translation MRAVDEYAVHPWGLYVARPTPGRAQFHYLESWLLPSLGLRATVFHFNPGHERDHDYYLDVGEYTPGPEVWRSEDHYLDIEVRTGDRAELCDIDELLDAVRHGLLTPEVAELAVRRAVAAVDGLARNGYDLSRWLAAGGMELTWRGR comes from the coding sequence GTGCGGGCCGTGGACGAGTATGCGGTGCACCCGTGGGGTCTCTACGTCGCCCGCCCCACCCCCGGCCGCGCCCAGTTTCACTACCTCGAATCGTGGCTGCTGCCGTCGTTGGGCCTGCGCGCCACGGTCTTTCACTTCAACCCCGGCCACGAACGCGACCACGACTACTACCTGGATGTGGGCGAATACACGCCTGGGCCCGAGGTGTGGCGCTCCGAGGATCATTACCTCGACATCGAGGTCCGCACCGGCGACCGCGCGGAACTGTGCGATATCGACGAGTTGCTCGATGCGGTCCGCCACGGCCTGCTGACCCCCGAGGTCGCGGAGCTGGCGGTGCGACGCGCCGTGGCCGCCGTGGATGGGTTGGCCCGCAACGGCTATGACCTGTCGCGGTGGCTGGCCGCCGGCGGCATGGAACTCACCTGGCGCGGCCGCTGA
- a CDS encoding chemotaxis protein CheB → MSATQHKPVQAAFGRVVLVASLGGMKALGTVLAGLPGDFAVPVVVAQHRRPTLSGDDPLAQILSRASSLPIRVAEPGASADKPGITIVPAGRTATIDADGAWMLAEEASKASVGDAVLTSSAALVPTVAVILTGRLADGANGCRAVKRNGGRVLVQDPATAEASSMPAHAIATGCVDFVLPPDRLAAAVLALTTAPGGAEPLTVPVPPWACLN, encoded by the coding sequence ATGTCCGCGACCCAACACAAGCCCGTCCAGGCGGCGTTTGGGCGAGTGGTGCTGGTGGCGTCGCTGGGCGGCATGAAAGCCCTGGGCACCGTGCTCGCGGGTCTGCCGGGTGATTTTGCGGTACCCGTCGTCGTCGCCCAGCATCGCCGCCCCACGCTCAGCGGCGACGATCCGCTGGCCCAGATTTTGTCCCGCGCGAGCTCTCTGCCGATTCGAGTCGCCGAGCCGGGGGCGTCGGCGGACAAACCGGGCATCACCATCGTGCCCGCCGGAAGGACGGCAACCATCGATGCGGACGGCGCCTGGATGCTCGCCGAGGAAGCGTCCAAGGCCAGCGTCGGGGACGCCGTCCTGACCAGCTCCGCCGCGCTGGTGCCGACTGTCGCCGTGATCCTGACCGGGCGGCTGGCCGACGGCGCCAACGGATGTCGCGCGGTCAAGCGCAACGGCGGGCGCGTGCTCGTCCAAGACCCGGCGACGGCCGAGGCGTCGAGCATGCCGGCGCACGCGATCGCCACCGGCTGCGTGGATTTCGTGCTGCCGCCCGATCGCCTCGCGGCGGCGGTGCTGGCCCTGACCACCGCACCCGGGGGCGCCGAACCGCTGACGGTGCCCGTGCCGCCGTGGGCATGTCTTAACTAG
- the ligD gene encoding non-homologous end-joining DNA ligase, whose product MTDFASLPGAVREALYDEPVPDWRSPTLATLTDDRFSDPHWIFERKFDGMRCLAFRDGDRVRLLSRNRQPLNGTYPELVDALAAQPVTRFVVDGEVVAFDGRRTSFARLQGRLGLTDPDVARASPVRVFYYVFDLLHLDGMSTVEVPLLWRKRLLRKAIDFADPLRCAPHRVGDGIAAYRRACERGDEGVIAKRADSTYQGGRSKNWLKFKCVRDQEFVVGGYTSPKGSRVELGALMLGYYEGGDLVYAGKVGTGFDDATLRRLHARLSPITRDTPPFARGLVREAGANWVSPEMVVQIGFSEWTRDGKLRHPRYLGMRTDKEPGEVVRETH is encoded by the coding sequence ATGACGGACTTCGCGAGCCTGCCCGGTGCGGTGCGCGAAGCGCTGTACGACGAACCCGTGCCCGACTGGCGCTCGCCCACCCTGGCCACCCTCACCGACGACCGGTTCTCCGATCCGCACTGGATCTTCGAGCGCAAGTTCGACGGCATGCGCTGCCTGGCGTTCCGCGACGGCGATCGGGTCCGGCTGTTGTCGCGAAATCGTCAGCCGCTCAATGGAACCTATCCCGAATTGGTGGATGCGCTTGCCGCCCAACCGGTCACGCGGTTCGTCGTGGACGGAGAGGTGGTGGCCTTCGACGGCCGGCGGACCAGCTTCGCCCGGCTGCAGGGTCGGCTGGGCCTCACCGATCCCGACGTGGCCCGGGCGTCGCCGGTGCGTGTATTCTACTACGTATTCGATCTGCTGCATCTCGACGGCATGTCCACCGTCGAGGTGCCGCTCCTCTGGCGAAAGAGGTTGCTGCGCAAAGCGATCGACTTCGCCGACCCGCTGCGCTGTGCGCCGCACCGCGTCGGGGACGGGATCGCCGCCTACCGGCGCGCATGTGAGCGCGGGGACGAGGGAGTGATCGCCAAGCGGGCCGACTCCACCTACCAGGGCGGTCGCTCGAAGAACTGGCTGAAGTTCAAATGCGTGCGCGATCAGGAGTTCGTGGTGGGGGGCTACACCAGTCCCAAGGGCAGTCGAGTCGAGTTGGGCGCCCTGATGCTCGGCTACTACGAGGGCGGCGACCTGGTCTACGCGGGCAAGGTCGGCACCGGTTTCGACGACGCCACGCTGCGCCGGCTGCACGCGCGCCTGTCACCGATCACCCGGGACACGCCGCCGTTCGCCCGCGGTTTGGTGCGCGAGGCCGGCGCGAACTGGGTATCCCCCGAGATGGTGGTTCAGATCGGATTCAGCGAGTGGACGCGTGATGGCAAGTTGCGCCATCCGCGCTACCTCGGCATGCGCACCGACAAGGAGCCCGGCGAAGTGGTGCGGGAGACGCACTGA
- the ligD gene encoding non-homologous end-joining DNA ligase: MARVDVEITHPDRVLFPADGITKRDLAAYYDQVADTMLAHLRGRALNVQRYPRGIAETGFIQQDFADSLPDWMSSVRVAKEGGTVEHPVVERPEALRWLANQSCITLHMWQSRRARLDHPDRLVFDLDPSDGDFAVVRATARATAGALGDLGLACYVQTTGSRGLHVVTPLRADTDFDTARQFARDVSEVVAADDPAHRTVEARKDKRDGRVYLDIMRNAYAQTAVAPYSVRARNGAPVATPLEWDELDAGRLRADRFTIRDVPKRLAGQPDPWAHMSRHARSLAGPLRRLARLRA, from the coding sequence ATGGCCCGCGTCGACGTCGAGATCACCCACCCGGACCGCGTTCTGTTTCCCGCCGACGGGATCACCAAACGCGATCTCGCCGCCTACTACGACCAGGTGGCCGACACCATGCTGGCGCACCTGCGGGGCCGGGCCCTCAACGTGCAGCGCTATCCCCGCGGCATCGCCGAAACAGGGTTCATCCAGCAGGATTTCGCCGATTCGCTACCAGACTGGATGAGTAGTGTCCGGGTGGCCAAGGAGGGCGGTACCGTAGAGCATCCGGTCGTCGAACGGCCGGAGGCGCTGCGCTGGCTGGCCAATCAAAGCTGCATCACCCTGCACATGTGGCAGTCGCGCCGGGCCCGGCTGGACCACCCGGACCGGCTCGTCTTCGATCTCGACCCGTCCGACGGCGACTTCGCCGTGGTGCGAGCGACCGCACGCGCCACCGCCGGGGCGCTCGGGGACCTGGGCCTGGCGTGCTACGTCCAGACCACCGGCTCGCGCGGGCTGCACGTGGTGACTCCCTTGCGCGCCGACACCGATTTCGACACCGCCCGGCAGTTCGCCCGCGACGTCAGCGAAGTGGTCGCCGCGGACGATCCCGCGCATCGCACCGTCGAGGCTCGCAAGGACAAGCGCGACGGGCGGGTATACCTCGACATCATGCGAAACGCCTACGCGCAGACGGCGGTTGCGCCGTATTCGGTGCGGGCCCGCAACGGCGCGCCGGTAGCCACACCGCTGGAATGGGACGAGCTGGACGCCGGGCGGTTGCGGGCCGACCGGTTCACCATTCGAGACGTGCCCAAACGGCTTGCCGGACAACCGGATCCGTGGGCGCACATGTCGCGGCACGCCCGCTCGCTGGCCGGCCCGCTGCGGCGATTGGCGAGGCTACGTGCCTGA
- a CDS encoding Fpg/Nei family DNA glycosylase, which produces MPELPDVEGFRRQLAATLPRRRIRHVQVHDPGILRNTTGQALARRLTGHRFAGPRRHGKWLVLPTDGPALLIHSGMTGRPYYAPDGAAHDPYERLVVSLDGGELRYADLRKLRGVWLADDADDIGHITGPQGPDALGLGLREFRAVLASRSARSRQLKPTLMDQSVLAGLGNLLVDEICWRAKTRPTVAVADLGDDDVKALHAAMTRVLRTAVRHGRVPGLPRWLTRVRDEPDPRCPRCGTRLERARVGGRATLWCPRCQP; this is translated from the coding sequence GTGCCTGAGCTGCCCGACGTGGAAGGGTTTCGGCGGCAACTGGCCGCGACCCTGCCGCGGCGGCGAATCCGGCACGTGCAGGTGCACGATCCCGGGATCCTGCGCAACACCACCGGACAAGCGCTGGCGCGCCGGTTGACCGGTCACCGCTTCGCCGGCCCACGCCGGCACGGCAAGTGGTTGGTGCTCCCCACCGACGGCCCGGCGCTGCTGATCCACAGCGGCATGACCGGCCGGCCCTACTATGCCCCCGACGGGGCCGCCCACGACCCCTACGAGCGGCTGGTGGTGTCGCTGGACGGGGGCGAGCTGCGCTACGCCGACCTCCGCAAATTGCGCGGGGTGTGGCTGGCCGACGATGCCGACGACATCGGGCACATCACCGGCCCGCAGGGACCCGACGCGTTGGGTCTCGGCCTGCGCGAGTTCCGCGCGGTGCTGGCCTCGCGGTCGGCCCGCTCGCGGCAGCTCAAACCCACGCTGATGGACCAGTCGGTGCTCGCCGGCCTCGGCAACCTGCTGGTCGACGAGATCTGTTGGCGGGCCAAAACCCGACCGACCGTGGCGGTCGCGGACTTGGGCGACGACGACGTAAAGGCCTTGCACGCCGCGATGACCCGGGTGCTGCGCACCGCGGTGCGCCACGGCCGGGTGCCCGGCCTGCCGCGCTGGCTCACCAGGGTGCGTGACGAGCCCGACCCGCGCTGCCCCCGCTGTGGGACGCGGCTCGAGCGCGCCCGGGTGGGCGGAAGGGCGACGCTGTGGTGTCCGCGCTGCCAGCCGTAG
- the coaE gene encoding dephospho-CoA kinase, whose protein sequence is MLRIGLTGGIGAGKSALSSTFERCGAVIVDGDVIAREVVQPGTEGLAALVEAFGADILLPDGSLDRPALAAKAFRDDQARQTLNGIVHPLVGRRRAEIIASVPEDSVVVEDIPLLVESGMAPLFPLVVIVYADVEVRLRRLVDQRGMAEDDARARIAAQASDEQRRAVADIWLDNSGSPEDLVQRAQQVWDNRIVPFAHNLSTRQIARAPVQLAPPDPTWPDQAQRIVNRLRTTCGQRALRVDHIGSTAVPDFPAKDLIDIQITVESLAVADELAEPLLSAGYPRIERIVGDVAKSDARSTVDRYDRDDDPALWSKRIHASADPGRPTNVHIRVEGWPNQQFALLFPDWLTADPDARAEYLSVKRTAETDGGGDIAAYVAVKEPWFLDAYRRAWEWADATGWRP, encoded by the coding sequence ATGCTGCGTATCGGGTTGACCGGTGGCATCGGCGCCGGCAAGTCGGCGCTGTCGTCCACGTTCGAGCGATGCGGCGCCGTCATCGTCGACGGGGACGTCATCGCGCGTGAGGTGGTCCAGCCGGGCACCGAAGGGCTGGCGGCGCTGGTCGAGGCGTTCGGTGCCGACATCCTGCTGCCGGATGGATCGCTGGATCGACCGGCGTTGGCCGCCAAGGCCTTTCGCGACGACCAGGCCCGCCAGACGCTGAACGGAATCGTCCACCCGCTGGTGGGCCGGCGCCGCGCGGAGATCATCGCCTCGGTGCCCGAGGATTCGGTTGTGGTCGAGGACATTCCGCTGCTGGTGGAGTCCGGGATGGCGCCGCTGTTCCCGCTCGTGGTCATCGTGTACGCCGACGTCGAGGTGCGGCTGCGGCGACTGGTCGACCAGCGCGGCATGGCCGAAGACGACGCCCGCGCCAGGATCGCCGCGCAGGCCAGCGACGAGCAGCGCCGCGCGGTCGCCGACATCTGGCTGGACAACTCGGGCAGCCCGGAAGACCTGGTGCAACGCGCCCAACAGGTGTGGGACAACCGCATCGTGCCGTTCGCTCACAACCTGAGCACGCGTCAGATCGCCCGGGCGCCGGTCCAATTGGCGCCGCCCGACCCGACCTGGCCGGACCAGGCGCAGCGAATCGTCAACCGCCTGAGGACGACCTGCGGGCAGCGGGCGTTGCGCGTCGACCACATCGGGTCGACGGCCGTGCCGGATTTCCCCGCCAAGGACCTCATCGACATCCAGATCACCGTCGAATCCCTGGCCGTCGCCGACGAACTCGCCGAACCCTTGTTGTCCGCCGGGTACCCGCGCATCGAGCGCATCGTCGGCGATGTCGCCAAGAGCGACGCGCGCAGCACCGTCGACCGCTACGACCGCGATGACGATCCGGCGTTGTGGTCCAAGCGGATTCACGCCTCTGCGGATCCCGGCCGGCCCACCAATGTGCACATCCGGGTGGAGGGGTGGCCCAATCAGCAGTTCGCCCTGCTGTTCCCCGACTGGCTGACCGCCGATCCCGATGCGCGGGCGGAGTACCTGAGCGTCAAGCGCACCGCCGAAACCGACGGCGGGGGAGACATTGCGGCCTATGTTGCCGTCAAGGAGCCGTGGTTTCTCGACGCCTACCGGCGGGCCTGGGAGTGGGCCGACGCGACGGGCTGGCGTCCCTAG
- the rpsA gene encoding 30S ribosomal protein S1: protein MPSPAVTSPQVAVNDIGSSEDFLAAIDKTIKYFNDGDIVEGTIVKVDRDEVLLDIGYKTEGVIPARELSIKHDVDPNEVVSVGDEVEALVLTKEDKEGRLILSKKRAQYERAWGTIEALKEKDEAVKGTVIEVVKGGLILDIGLRGFLPASLVEMRRVRDLQPYIGKEIEAKIIELDKNRNNVVLSRRAWLEQTQSEVRSEFLNQLQKGAIRKGVVSSIVNFGAFVDLGGVDGLVHVSELSWKHIDHPSEVVQVGDEVTVEVLDVDMDRERVSLSLKATQEDPWRHFARTHAIGQIVPGKVTKLVPFGAFVRVEEGIEGLVHISELAERHVEVPDQVVAVGDDAMVKVIDIDLERRRISLSLKQANEDYTDEFDPAKYGMADSYDEQGNYIFPEGFDSETNEWLEGFDKQRTEWEARYAEAERRHKMHTAQMEKFAAAEAAGHTAGEQSPGNGAPAEKAGGSLASDAQLAALREKLAGNA, encoded by the coding sequence ATGCCGAGTCCCGCCGTCACCTCGCCCCAAGTAGCCGTCAACGACATTGGCTCCAGCGAGGACTTTCTCGCCGCAATAGACAAAACGATCAAGTACTTCAACGATGGCGACATCGTCGAGGGCACGATCGTCAAAGTGGACCGGGACGAGGTGCTCCTCGACATCGGCTACAAGACCGAGGGGGTCATCCCCGCCCGCGAGCTCTCGATCAAGCACGACGTCGACCCCAACGAGGTCGTTTCCGTGGGCGACGAGGTCGAGGCCCTGGTTCTCACCAAGGAGGACAAAGAGGGCCGCCTGATCCTGTCCAAGAAGCGCGCGCAGTACGAGCGCGCCTGGGGCACCATCGAGGCGCTCAAGGAGAAGGACGAGGCCGTCAAGGGCACCGTCATCGAGGTGGTCAAGGGTGGCCTGATCCTCGACATCGGGTTGCGCGGCTTCCTGCCCGCCTCGCTGGTCGAGATGCGCCGGGTGCGCGATCTGCAGCCGTACATCGGCAAGGAGATCGAGGCCAAGATCATCGAGCTGGACAAGAACCGCAACAACGTGGTGCTGTCGCGCCGGGCGTGGCTGGAGCAGACGCAGTCCGAGGTGCGCAGCGAGTTCCTCAACCAGCTGCAGAAGGGCGCCATCCGCAAGGGTGTCGTCTCCTCCATCGTCAACTTCGGTGCGTTCGTCGACCTCGGCGGCGTCGACGGTCTGGTGCACGTCTCCGAGCTGTCCTGGAAGCACATCGACCACCCGTCCGAGGTGGTCCAGGTCGGCGACGAGGTCACCGTCGAGGTGCTCGACGTCGACATGGACCGCGAGCGGGTTTCGTTGTCGCTCAAGGCAACCCAGGAAGACCCGTGGCGCCACTTCGCCCGCACCCACGCCATCGGCCAGATCGTGCCCGGCAAGGTCACCAAGCTGGTTCCGTTCGGCGCGTTCGTCCGCGTCGAGGAGGGCATCGAGGGCCTCGTGCACATTTCGGAGCTGGCCGAGCGCCACGTCGAGGTCCCCGACCAGGTGGTTGCCGTCGGCGACGACGCGATGGTCAAGGTCATCGACATCGACCTGGAGCGCCGCCGGATCTCCTTGTCGCTCAAGCAGGCCAACGAGGACTACACCGACGAGTTCGACCCGGCGAAGTACGGCATGGCTGACAGCTACGACGAGCAGGGCAACTACATCTTCCCCGAGGGCTTCGACTCCGAGACCAACGAATGGCTCGAGGGATTCGACAAGCAGCGCACCGAGTGGGAGGCCCGCTACGCCGAGGCCGAGCGCCGGCACAAGATGCACACCGCGCAGATGGAGAAGTTCGCGGCGGCCGAGGCGGCTGGCCACACGGCCGGCGAGCAGTCGCCGGGCAACGGTGCGCCCGCCGAGAAGGCGGGCGGATCGCTGGCCAGCGATGCCCAATTGGCCGCGCTGCGGGAGAAACTCGCCGGCAACGCGTGA
- a CDS encoding carotenoid oxygenase family protein, producing the protein MVLADVQAPSRYWENIVGETDVDVTEITGTIPDGLLGTLYRNGSGRWTLGSTQVESIFDADGMVSAFVLDGSGVRFRNRFVRTKHYLKSTAAGRLVDRGFAYQRDGGTLANALRLPANTANTSVMVNRNQLLALWEGGPPHELDLDTLDTIGPSNLGGALKGAVRAYSAHYTYDPATNTKINFGFDPYFPRIDLRHALRGARGRERWRRLRELAGEAVPRMRLRLYETGANGVTRYLRAVPLPGMGVVHDMALTRRYAIFVVSPLRINPWALVGHQSYWDSIFFKRDAPSYFVLAPRDGGRVRVAETDPFYHWHFTNAYDDGDDVVVELPRFVPQTYAGMKKYTAHIRSDIAQLDDYGAIDDAVVLTRFRIAPSGRVSREPLADFGCEFPQIDQRRSTTRHDVSYVTVQDPARFAGQGIARIDHRTGAVQTYCPPGDVLVEPTFVPRPGGTAEDDGWLLTVGYHESQHRSRLMVVDAAHVADGPIAEAWLPFHVPMSYHGAFTNRVAHRTG; encoded by the coding sequence ATGGTTCTGGCAGACGTTCAAGCTCCGTCGCGCTACTGGGAAAACATCGTCGGCGAAACCGACGTCGACGTCACCGAAATCACCGGAACGATCCCCGACGGGCTCCTCGGCACCCTGTACCGGAACGGGTCGGGCCGCTGGACGCTCGGATCGACTCAGGTGGAGAGCATTTTTGATGCCGACGGGATGGTCAGCGCGTTCGTGCTCGACGGGTCGGGGGTGCGTTTCCGCAACCGCTTCGTCCGCACCAAGCACTACCTGAAGTCGACGGCGGCCGGACGCCTGGTGGACCGCGGCTTCGCCTACCAGCGCGACGGCGGCACGCTGGCGAACGCGCTGCGGCTTCCGGCCAACACCGCCAACACCAGCGTCATGGTCAACCGCAATCAGCTGCTGGCGCTCTGGGAGGGCGGACCGCCGCACGAACTCGATCTCGACACCCTGGACACCATTGGGCCGTCAAACCTCGGCGGGGCGCTCAAGGGTGCGGTCCGGGCCTATTCAGCGCACTACACCTACGACCCGGCCACCAACACCAAGATCAACTTCGGGTTCGACCCGTACTTCCCGCGGATCGACCTGCGCCACGCGCTGCGCGGGGCCCGCGGTCGCGAGCGGTGGCGCCGGCTGCGGGAGCTGGCGGGCGAGGCGGTGCCGCGGATGCGCCTGCGGCTCTACGAGACCGGCGCCAACGGTGTGACCCGCTACCTGCGGGCGGTGCCGCTGCCGGGGATGGGCGTGGTGCACGACATGGCGTTGACCCGGCGCTACGCGATCTTCGTGGTGTCGCCGCTGCGGATCAACCCGTGGGCGCTCGTCGGCCACCAATCCTATTGGGACTCCATATTTTTCAAGCGGGATGCGCCGTCGTACTTCGTTCTCGCGCCGCGCGACGGGGGCCGGGTGCGGGTGGCCGAGACCGATCCGTTCTATCACTGGCATTTCACCAACGCATATGACGACGGCGACGACGTCGTCGTCGAGCTGCCACGGTTCGTGCCGCAGACCTACGCGGGCATGAAGAAATACACCGCCCACATCCGCTCCGACATCGCCCAGCTCGACGACTACGGGGCCATCGACGACGCCGTGGTGCTGACGCGGTTCCGGATCGCCCCGTCGGGGCGCGTGTCCCGCGAGCCGTTAGCCGATTTCGGGTGCGAGTTCCCCCAGATCGACCAGCGGCGTTCCACGACCCGGCACGACGTCTCCTACGTGACCGTCCAGGACCCGGCCAGGTTTGCAGGCCAGGGAATCGCCCGCATCGATCACCGCACCGGCGCGGTCCAGACCTATTGCCCGCCCGGGGACGTGCTGGTGGAGCCGACGTTTGTGCCGCGACCCGGCGGAACGGCCGAGGACGACGGCTGGCTACTCACCGTCGGATACCACGAATCGCAGCATCGCAGCAGGTTAATGGTGGTCGACGCGGCCCACGTGGCCGACGGCCCGATCGCCGAGGCGTGGCTGCCGTTCCACGTGCCGATGAGCTACCACGGCGCCTTCACCAACCGGGTGGCCCATCGAACCGGGTGA